Proteins encoded in a region of the Novibacillus thermophilus genome:
- a CDS encoding segregation and condensation protein A, which produces MTHVNIELKLETFEGPLDLLLHLIERSEIDLYEISIAEVTQQYMEVLAEMQRLELDVASEFLVMASTLLAMKSKMLLPKPEPDTFQPGFDMDVEDVDPRQELILRLVEYKRFKLLAEMLKKRGKDRAKVFTRIPADLQAFIPEKEPNPVKDVSVYDLAKAFQSILANKKKAEPTSRIKRDTLSVSERVHALRTLLHRKKEIKFTKLLTGLPTREAVIVTFLAVLELIKKREVVCEQKQLFSEIVICRNEVNEASG; this is translated from the coding sequence GTGACGCACGTGAACATTGAATTGAAACTGGAGACGTTTGAAGGGCCCCTCGACTTGCTGCTGCACTTGATCGAACGGTCTGAAATCGACTTGTACGAGATTTCCATCGCAGAAGTGACCCAGCAGTACATGGAAGTCCTCGCGGAGATGCAGCGGCTCGAACTGGACGTCGCCAGCGAGTTTTTAGTCATGGCTTCCACTCTTCTCGCCATGAAAAGCAAGATGCTCCTGCCCAAACCGGAACCGGACACCTTTCAACCAGGGTTCGACATGGACGTGGAAGACGTGGACCCGCGCCAGGAGCTTATTCTCCGCCTTGTGGAGTACAAACGGTTTAAACTCCTGGCCGAAATGTTAAAAAAAAGGGGAAAGGACCGGGCCAAAGTGTTTACCCGCATACCGGCAGATCTCCAAGCGTTTATCCCGGAAAAAGAGCCGAACCCCGTCAAAGACGTATCGGTTTACGATCTCGCTAAAGCGTTCCAGTCTATACTGGCAAACAAGAAAAAGGCGGAACCGACGTCTCGGATCAAGCGGGATACGCTTTCCGTCAGCGAGCGCGTCCATGCGTTGCGCACCTTACTCCACCGCAAAAAAGAGATAAAATTTACGAAACTGCTGACGGGCCTGCCGACGCGTGAAGCAGTGATCGTCACGTTTCTCGCTGTTTTGGAGCTGATCAAAAAGCGGGAAGTTGTGTGTGAACAAAAACAGCTGTTCTCGGAGATCGTCATTTGCCGAAACGAGGTGAATGAAGCCAGTGGATGA
- a CDS encoding stage V sporulation protein AB produces the protein MTAVLLAFVGLAGGVAVGSGFVAFITVLDVVPRLHQLSHSPNRIVSSERAITAGVVFGTCVDFFNWHAALPFFVNIVIGLFSGCFVGLLAAALTEVVNVIPILAKRLRLEQWIAYLLLAMALGKMAGSLIQWLLTIP, from the coding sequence ATGACAGCCGTTCTGTTAGCCTTTGTGGGGCTGGCGGGCGGTGTGGCGGTCGGAAGCGGGTTTGTAGCGTTTATTACCGTTTTGGACGTCGTGCCCCGTTTGCACCAGCTGTCGCACTCGCCGAATCGAATCGTCTCTTCGGAGCGGGCGATTACGGCAGGAGTCGTTTTTGGAACGTGCGTCGACTTTTTCAATTGGCATGCGGCCTTGCCGTTCTTTGTGAACATCGTCATCGGCCTCTTTTCAGGCTGTTTCGTAGGGCTTTTGGCGGCCGCCCTGACAGAAGTCGTGAACGTCATTCCCATTCTCGCCAAACGGTTGCGGTTGGAACAGTGGATCGCCTACCTGCTGTTGGCGATGGCTCTGGGCAAAATGGCAGGGTCCCTCATCCAGTGGCTCTTGACGATCCCTTAG
- the spoIIAB gene encoding anti-sigma F factor — MRLEFSSVSENESFARVAVAAFVSQLDPTMAELTDIKTVVSEAVTNAIIHGYESDPSQKVVIETVIEGHQVEITISDSGVGMDDIEAARQPLFTSKPELERSGMGFTIMENFMDSVEITSAPGVGTTVKLVKRLKKNQPLKN; from the coding sequence ATGCGCCTGGAGTTTTCGAGCGTTTCCGAAAACGAGTCGTTTGCTCGCGTCGCCGTCGCCGCCTTCGTCTCTCAGCTGGACCCGACGATGGCTGAGTTGACAGACATTAAAACCGTTGTATCTGAAGCTGTGACGAACGCCATTATCCACGGTTACGAAAGCGATCCGTCCCAAAAGGTTGTCATCGAAACAGTGATCGAAGGCCATCAGGTCGAGATCACGATTTCTGATTCCGGCGTGGGGATGGATGACATCGAAGCAGCGAGACAGCCGCTTTTTACCTCTAAACCGGAATTGGAACGCTCAGGCATGGGATTTACGATCATGGAAAATTTTATGGACAGTGTCGAGATAACGTCCGCTCCGGGTGTGGGGACAACCGTCAAATTAGTCAAGCGCTTGAAAAAAAATCAGCCGCTAAAGAATTAG
- the spoIIAA gene encoding anti-sigma F factor antagonist, with protein sequence MSLDVELKAHRDVLIVRLTGELDHHTADDVRRQIDQELDNDRYPHVILNLGGLTFMDSSGLGVILGRYKRINEHNGTLVVCQLHPPIKKLFKLSGMFKIVNEYRREEDALRDLGVTL encoded by the coding sequence GTGAGTCTCGATGTTGAATTGAAAGCCCACAGGGACGTGCTGATCGTTCGCTTAACCGGTGAGTTGGATCACCACACCGCTGACGACGTGCGCCGTCAGATCGACCAAGAGCTGGATAACGACCGTTACCCGCACGTTATTTTAAACCTGGGGGGACTGACATTCATGGACAGTTCCGGTTTGGGCGTCATACTCGGCAGATACAAGCGCATCAACGAACACAACGGCACACTGGTCGTCTGTCAGCTCCACCCACCTATCAAAAAGTTGTTTAAGTTGTCCGGTATGTTTAAAATTGTAAACGAGTACCGACGGGAAGAAGACGCGCTGCGCGATCTGGGGGTGACATTGTGA
- the mltG gene encoding endolytic transglycosylase MltG: MRKWWIGVSTCALVLAGAATGLYVYVMNQIQGETAEESFQLTVEPGESLTQVLTKLEEKGLVGNAQWRYMYMRVKQPDYTYQAGEYYVEQGMNLEQVLSKLQNGEALKTDAVEVTIPEGWNVKQIANRLAENGLGDEGRYLDLFDDPDFYGEMRKKFTFLPPFDDKTKFPFEGYLFPETYHFAVDSTEEAVIERILTHTEAVIEDLATEYPDVVKKTDEVFTLASIVERETVLPEERAKVAGVFANRLEEEWKLESCATVQYILGKQRDRILYEDLDVEDSYNTYLHAGLPPGPIANPGRASLEAVLNPDEHNYFFFVTKKDGSNGHHFSETYEEHLQNDANSRGTW; encoded by the coding sequence GTGAGAAAGTGGTGGATCGGCGTAAGCACATGCGCGCTCGTCCTGGCAGGAGCAGCGACAGGCCTTTATGTGTATGTCATGAACCAAATACAGGGGGAAACGGCAGAGGAATCGTTCCAGTTGACGGTAGAGCCGGGAGAGTCGCTCACGCAAGTATTGACGAAATTGGAGGAAAAAGGATTAGTCGGTAACGCCCAGTGGCGGTACATGTACATGCGCGTGAAACAACCGGATTACACGTACCAGGCAGGAGAATATTACGTCGAACAAGGGATGAACTTAGAGCAAGTGCTGTCAAAATTGCAAAACGGCGAGGCGCTAAAGACTGATGCCGTGGAGGTGACCATCCCCGAAGGGTGGAACGTCAAACAGATTGCGAACCGATTGGCGGAAAACGGTCTCGGCGATGAAGGGCGGTACTTAGACCTGTTCGACGACCCCGATTTTTACGGTGAGATGCGAAAAAAATTCACTTTCCTCCCGCCGTTTGACGACAAAACGAAGTTTCCGTTTGAAGGGTACTTGTTTCCGGAGACGTACCACTTTGCTGTGGATTCGACTGAAGAGGCCGTTATCGAGCGCATTCTGACCCATACAGAAGCGGTCATTGAAGATTTGGCGACCGAATACCCTGACGTTGTGAAAAAGACCGACGAAGTGTTTACACTGGCGTCTATCGTCGAACGGGAGACGGTGTTGCCGGAGGAAAGGGCAAAAGTGGCGGGCGTGTTTGCAAACCGTCTGGAAGAAGAGTGGAAACTCGAATCGTGTGCAACCGTTCAATACATTTTAGGCAAACAGCGCGATCGCATCTTGTACGAGGACCTCGATGTGGAAGATTCGTATAATACGTATCTCCACGCGGGACTGCCCCCTGGGCCTATCGCGAATCCGGGACGGGCGTCCCTTGAAGCCGTCCTGAATCCAGACGAACACAATTACTTCTTTTTCGTAACCAAAAAAGACGGGAGCAACGGCCATCACTTTTCTGAAACGTATGAAGAACACCTTCAGAACGACGCGAACAGCCGAGGAACTTGGTAG
- a CDS encoding D-alanyl-D-alanine carboxypeptidase family protein yields the protein MVNKWLAMVLSVFLTVNLVPLTAYAGENTNLAPNAKSAVLMDMDTGTVLYEKDSHLPLQPASITKIMTMLLLMEAIEAGQTTLNDMVRVSDHAASMGGTQIYLEAGEEMSVRDLLKGVAIASANDASVAIAEHVAGTEEAFVRLMNERAKQLGMKHTHFVNSNGLPHPDQKSSAHDIALMSRELLKHDVITDFTKVYQDYLRQDSDEPFWLVNTNKLVKYYDGVDGLKTGYTSEAKFCLSATAKRGDFRVIAVVMGEPNAKTRNAEVSRMMDYAFNQYTNHVIAHKGEVLGSVPVDKGTTTTITVRAPQQMSILAKKGSQASDYIREIVWKKTLQAPIEAGDSIGEVRVTKDGDTVATFPLTAHEDIPRSSVWNLTKRTLKKCCSFLTKRKILKWSKRPNKSRRSTSMKTRAVGKERTTVFFGSPFCVEYSILPFFPKRF from the coding sequence ATGGTCAACAAATGGTTGGCAATGGTACTGTCGGTGTTCCTCACAGTCAATCTCGTCCCCTTGACCGCCTATGCCGGCGAAAATACTAACCTTGCACCGAATGCAAAATCGGCCGTGCTCATGGACATGGACACAGGTACCGTTTTGTACGAGAAAGACAGTCATCTGCCATTACAGCCGGCGAGCATTACGAAGATTATGACGATGTTACTGCTGATGGAAGCGATTGAGGCAGGTCAAACGACGCTAAACGACATGGTGAGAGTAAGTGACCACGCCGCTTCTATGGGTGGTACGCAAATATACTTGGAAGCGGGGGAAGAAATGTCCGTGCGCGACTTGTTAAAGGGGGTCGCGATCGCTTCCGCCAATGACGCCAGTGTGGCGATTGCCGAACACGTGGCAGGGACAGAAGAGGCGTTTGTCCGTCTCATGAACGAACGAGCCAAACAGCTGGGCATGAAGCATACCCATTTTGTCAATTCGAACGGCTTGCCCCACCCTGATCAAAAGTCTTCTGCACACGATATCGCCCTCATGTCCCGGGAGCTGTTAAAACACGACGTCATCACCGATTTTACGAAAGTGTATCAAGACTACTTGCGGCAGGATTCAGATGAACCGTTTTGGCTGGTCAACACGAATAAACTGGTCAAATATTACGACGGGGTGGACGGTCTCAAAACAGGGTACACGTCTGAGGCGAAATTTTGCCTCTCCGCTACAGCCAAACGAGGAGATTTTCGCGTCATAGCCGTCGTGATGGGAGAACCGAATGCGAAGACGCGCAATGCCGAGGTCAGCCGAATGATGGACTACGCTTTTAATCAGTACACGAACCACGTCATCGCCCACAAAGGGGAGGTGTTGGGGAGCGTCCCCGTCGACAAAGGGACGACTACCACCATCACCGTGCGGGCGCCGCAGCAAATGAGCATCTTGGCCAAAAAAGGCAGTCAAGCTAGTGACTACATCCGCGAGATTGTCTGGAAAAAAACGCTTCAAGCTCCCATCGAAGCAGGGGACTCCATTGGCGAGGTACGCGTGACAAAGGACGGAGATACTGTCGCTACTTTTCCGTTAACCGCGCATGAGGACATCCCGAGATCTAGTGTGTGGAATCTGACAAAGCGCACATTGAAAAAATGCTGTTCATTCCTGACGAAGCGCAAGATCCTGAAGTGGAGCAAGCGGCCAAATAAATCGCGACGCTCGACGTCGATGAAGACAAGGGCTGTCGGAAAAGAGCGGACAACGGTCTTTTTTGGCAGCCCCTTTTGTGTGGAATATTCAATACTCCCCTTTTTCCCAAAGCGATTTTAG
- a CDS encoding purine-nucleoside phosphorylase — translation MADREKAVTAAAYIQKRAAQSPKIGLVLGSGLGVLAEQMTRAVKIPYGDIPSFPISTVPGHAGQLVLGKLGGNDVVTMQGRFHYYEGYALSEVTFPVRVMHELGVETVIVTNAAGGINESFESGDLMLIRDHINFTFRNPLIGRNQPEWGPRFPDMSEAYDRTLRKLAREVASEQGIRLQEGVYAGVTGPSYETPAEIRMLRTLGGDAVGMSTVPEVIVARHMGMRVLGISCITNMAAGVLDQPLSHEEVMETAERVRGTFMTLVTEIVGKIGER, via the coding sequence ATGGCTGATCGAGAAAAAGCCGTAACAGCAGCGGCGTACATTCAGAAACGAGCCGCACAAAGCCCGAAAATCGGCCTCGTCCTAGGGTCCGGCCTCGGCGTGTTGGCAGAGCAAATGACACGTGCGGTGAAAATTCCGTACGGGGACATTCCGTCTTTTCCGATTTCCACGGTTCCCGGCCACGCCGGCCAACTCGTTCTGGGGAAACTGGGCGGCAACGACGTCGTGACGATGCAGGGGCGCTTTCACTACTACGAAGGGTACGCGTTAAGTGAGGTCACGTTCCCCGTTCGCGTCATGCACGAGCTGGGAGTGGAGACGGTCATCGTGACGAACGCGGCTGGCGGCATTAACGAATCGTTTGAAAGCGGTGATCTCATGCTCATACGAGATCACATCAACTTCACGTTTCGCAACCCTTTAATTGGGAGGAACCAACCAGAGTGGGGGCCCCGGTTCCCTGACATGTCTGAAGCGTATGACCGGACATTGCGTAAGCTGGCGCGGGAGGTGGCCAGCGAACAGGGCATTCGCCTTCAGGAAGGCGTATACGCCGGCGTCACCGGTCCGTCTTATGAAACACCGGCCGAAATTCGCATGTTGCGCACCTTAGGCGGTGACGCCGTCGGCATGTCGACGGTCCCGGAGGTGATCGTCGCACGGCATATGGGGATGCGCGTTCTCGGCATATCGTGCATCACGAATATGGCTGCCGGCGTTTTAGACCAGCCCCTGAGCCACGAAGAAGTGATGGAAACGGCAGAGCGGGTGCGCGGTACTTTTATGACGCTCGTCACTGAGATCGTTGGGAAAATCGGAGAGAGGTGA
- a CDS encoding pyrimidine-nucleoside phosphorylase yields MRTVNIILKKRRGEALSYREIEHLITGFTRGDIPDYQMAAWAMAVYFRGMSGEETADLTELMQKSGDEIDLSSVDGIKVDKHSTGGVGDKTTLVLAPLVAAAGVPVAKMSGRGLGHTGGTLDKLESFSRFSVDMTREAFIDQVNRIGVAIVGQTENLTPADKQLYALRDVTATVDSIPLIASSVMSKKLAAGADVIVLDVKVGSGAFMKTEAEAFRLARTMVEIGNRLNRKTIAVVSDMNQPLGQAVGNALEVREAIDTLKGDGPEDVTELCLELASHMLVAAGKGDSRKQARQHVQRLMKSGKALEKLKELVRAQGGDDREVDEPDRLPQAPLKIDVRADQDGVVDSVDAEQIGMAAMSLGAGRETKGDVIDLAVGIVLHKKIGDAVHKGEPVATIHANDASKAKRAVDMVSKAVQLTDPSQQVTIPSLIYGVVD; encoded by the coding sequence TTGCGCACAGTTAACATCATTTTAAAGAAACGGCGCGGCGAGGCGTTGAGTTACCGTGAAATCGAGCATCTCATCACCGGATTCACACGCGGAGACATCCCGGACTACCAAATGGCGGCGTGGGCTATGGCCGTTTATTTTCGAGGCATGAGCGGGGAAGAAACGGCAGATTTGACTGAGCTGATGCAAAAATCGGGAGACGAGATCGATTTGTCCTCTGTCGACGGCATCAAGGTAGACAAACACAGTACCGGCGGCGTCGGAGACAAGACGACACTCGTGCTGGCCCCTCTCGTCGCGGCGGCCGGCGTGCCTGTGGCGAAAATGTCCGGCAGGGGCCTGGGACATACGGGAGGGACTCTCGACAAACTGGAATCGTTCTCCCGTTTCTCCGTCGATATGACGCGGGAGGCCTTCATCGATCAAGTGAACCGGATTGGGGTCGCAATCGTCGGGCAGACGGAGAACTTAACACCGGCGGATAAACAGCTGTACGCGTTACGCGACGTGACAGCGACCGTCGATTCCATCCCCCTCATCGCCAGTTCTGTCATGAGCAAGAAGCTGGCCGCCGGAGCCGATGTGATAGTGCTTGACGTCAAAGTCGGAAGTGGCGCGTTCATGAAAACGGAAGCAGAGGCCTTTCGCTTGGCCCGGACGATGGTGGAAATCGGGAACCGCTTGAACAGGAAAACGATCGCTGTTGTGAGCGACATGAACCAGCCTTTGGGACAAGCGGTCGGCAATGCGCTGGAAGTCCGAGAAGCGATTGACACTCTAAAGGGAGACGGTCCGGAAGACGTGACAGAACTCTGTTTGGAACTCGCCAGCCACATGCTCGTCGCCGCTGGAAAAGGGGATAGTCGAAAGCAGGCGCGACAACATGTGCAACGACTGATGAAAAGTGGAAAGGCCCTTGAAAAACTGAAAGAGCTGGTCAGAGCGCAAGGTGGCGACGACAGGGAGGTGGATGAACCGGATCGTTTACCGCAAGCTCCGTTAAAGATAGATGTGAGGGCGGATCAGGACGGTGTTGTAGACAGCGTCGATGCGGAACAAATCGGAATGGCAGCCATGTCCCTCGGCGCGGGGCGCGAGACGAAGGGTGATGTTATCGACTTGGCTGTCGGCATCGTGTTACACAAAAAAATCGGGGACGCGGTCCATAAAGGAGAGCCGGTGGCCACCATTCACGCCAACGACGCGTCTAAGGCTAAACGGGCGGTCGACATGGTGTCGAAAGCCGTCCAGTTGACGGATCCGTCACAGCAAGTCACCATTCCTTCTCTCATATACGGTGTCGTCGACTGA
- a CDS encoding stage V sporulation protein AA: MTQSDRQLYLRLKNKLDVQPGQSLCLEDVAQVLVADAHRDVLRLEIYTVPRDEHLVVLDVMDIMQKVVRYNPQLQIEALGNEEIILEVKQKGRSPSRVALFLVWMVLFVGSGLAIMNFHTDVSMLEVHQRIHYLITGETTERPLWIQIPYSFGIGLGMVLFFNHVFRRRFNEEPTPLKWK; this comes from the coding sequence ATGACACAGTCCGACAGACAGTTGTATTTGCGCTTAAAAAACAAACTCGACGTGCAACCTGGGCAGTCTTTGTGTCTGGAAGATGTGGCGCAAGTGTTAGTGGCCGACGCGCACCGTGATGTCTTGCGCCTGGAGATATATACGGTCCCGAGGGACGAACACCTCGTTGTGCTGGATGTCATGGACATCATGCAAAAAGTCGTCCGTTACAACCCCCAGTTGCAAATAGAAGCGCTCGGAAACGAAGAGATCATTCTCGAAGTCAAACAGAAGGGACGGTCCCCTTCGCGAGTCGCGCTCTTTTTGGTCTGGATGGTACTGTTCGTCGGTTCCGGGTTGGCGATTATGAACTTCCATACGGATGTCAGCATGCTGGAGGTTCACCAGCGGATTCACTATTTGATCACCGGAGAGACGACTGAGCGCCCCCTGTGGATTCAAATCCCGTACTCATTCGGCATCGGTTTAGGCATGGTGCTGTTTTTTAACCACGTGTTCAGGCGGAGGTTCAATGAAGAGCCGACCCCCTTGAAGTGGAAATGA
- the lysA gene encoding diaminopimelate decarboxylase — MYLHGTSRINERGHLEIGGCDTVQLAKQFGTPLYVLDEQLIRERCRAYVRAFQQSGVDFQVAYASKALSTMAICRIVDEEGLSLDVVSDGELYTALKAGFPAGRIHFHGNNKTPEELKMALDAKIGCIVVDNSTELKLLRSMATKRSQQVDVLLRLTPGIEAHTHEYIQTGQEDSKFGFSLANGHALQAVETCQRSSYLRLLGFHCHIGSQIFDVRGYQVAMEKIGQFASKCYERYDFTTRVINVGGGFGIRYVEGDRPLSPDAYVSAIVDGLKASFSHQSELPAVWIEPGRSIVGEAGTTLYTVGTEKRIPGIRHYIAVDGGMTDNPRPALYQAKYDAMLANKGNQTNRQVVSVAGKCCESGDMLIWDCALPEVEIGDILAVGATGAYNYSMASNYNRIRKPAVVLVRDGKADVIVKRETLDDIIAHDVIPERLANDIALSRQE; from the coding sequence ATGTATTTACACGGAACGAGTCGCATCAACGAACGCGGCCATTTGGAAATTGGCGGCTGTGATACGGTCCAGCTGGCGAAACAATTCGGGACGCCGCTGTACGTACTGGATGAACAGCTCATCCGGGAACGTTGTCGCGCTTATGTACGCGCCTTTCAACAGAGCGGCGTAGACTTTCAAGTCGCTTATGCCAGTAAAGCCTTGAGCACGATGGCCATTTGCCGCATCGTGGATGAAGAAGGTCTGTCCCTTGACGTCGTCTCTGACGGAGAATTGTACACTGCGTTGAAAGCAGGTTTTCCAGCGGGGCGCATACACTTTCACGGAAACAACAAGACGCCGGAAGAATTGAAGATGGCCCTCGACGCCAAGATCGGCTGCATTGTGGTCGACAACTCGACGGAGCTTAAGCTGTTGCGAAGTATGGCCACAAAACGCAGTCAACAGGTAGATGTGCTCTTGCGCTTGACCCCGGGGATCGAAGCTCATACGCACGAGTACATTCAAACCGGACAGGAAGACTCAAAATTCGGTTTTTCATTGGCCAACGGACATGCCTTACAGGCAGTTGAAACGTGCCAACGTTCATCCTATCTGCGCTTGCTGGGATTTCACTGCCATATAGGGTCACAAATATTCGACGTCAGAGGGTATCAAGTGGCAATGGAAAAAATCGGTCAGTTTGCGTCAAAATGTTACGAACGGTATGACTTCACCACCCGCGTGATCAACGTGGGGGGAGGGTTCGGCATCCGGTACGTCGAAGGGGATCGGCCCCTTTCGCCAGACGCTTACGTGTCGGCCATTGTGGACGGGCTAAAAGCGTCGTTCTCCCACCAGTCTGAGCTGCCAGCCGTATGGATTGAACCTGGACGCAGTATTGTCGGGGAAGCGGGGACGACGCTGTACACGGTCGGAACAGAGAAGCGCATTCCCGGTATCCGCCACTACATCGCAGTAGACGGGGGCATGACCGACAATCCGCGGCCGGCACTTTATCAAGCGAAATACGACGCCATGCTCGCCAACAAAGGGAATCAAACAAACAGACAAGTCGTTTCCGTAGCGGGCAAATGTTGCGAGAGCGGCGACATGCTCATTTGGGACTGTGCTCTGCCCGAAGTAGAAATCGGGGACATTCTCGCAGTCGGCGCCACTGGGGCGTACAACTACTCAATGGCCAGTAACTACAACCGCATCCGCAAGCCTGCTGTCGTACTGGTGCGGGACGGCAAGGCAGACGTCATTGTCAAACGGGAAACGTTAGACGACATCATTGCCCACGACGTCATTCCAGAGCGTCTTGCAAATGACATAGCACTGTCTCGTCAAGAGTGA
- a CDS encoding purine-nucleoside phosphorylase: protein MTTVRSKIKEAVHALNERTDRIPDVGLILGSGLGVLAEVVEPSTVVPYGDIPHFPVSTVEGHAGRLVIGSLSGKRVIAMQGRFHYYEGYSQQDVTFPIYVMSALGVKTLFVTNAAGGMNPQFSPGDLMIIRDHLNLTGDNPLIGPNDDELGPRFPDMSQAYAPFLRQLAERTAKEIGIHVQSGVYAGISGPSFMTPEELIMLRKLGADAVGMSTVPEVIVANYLGMDVLGITCITDMAIGEELEPLTHEQVIKVAERTRPTFIHLVTSLLRALP from the coding sequence GTGACGACCGTAAGGAGCAAGATTAAAGAAGCGGTACACGCGCTCAACGAGCGAACGGATAGGATCCCGGACGTCGGACTCATCCTCGGGTCCGGTCTCGGCGTATTGGCGGAAGTAGTCGAACCATCGACTGTCGTCCCTTATGGGGACATTCCGCACTTTCCCGTTTCTACAGTGGAAGGTCATGCCGGGAGGCTCGTCATCGGGTCCCTCAGCGGGAAACGGGTCATCGCCATGCAAGGGCGGTTCCACTATTACGAAGGGTATTCACAACAAGACGTGACTTTTCCCATTTACGTCATGTCGGCCCTCGGAGTGAAGACGCTCTTCGTGACGAACGCAGCGGGTGGCATGAATCCGCAATTTTCACCAGGGGACTTGATGATTATTCGGGACCACCTCAATCTGACGGGAGACAATCCCCTCATCGGACCCAACGACGACGAACTGGGGCCGCGCTTTCCTGACATGTCCCAAGCGTACGCACCGTTTTTGCGTCAGCTCGCTGAGAGAACGGCAAAGGAGATTGGCATCCACGTCCAGTCAGGCGTTTACGCCGGGATCAGCGGTCCGAGCTTCATGACGCCTGAAGAGTTGATCATGCTGCGGAAACTGGGGGCTGACGCTGTTGGTATGTCAACCGTTCCTGAGGTCATCGTGGCCAATTATTTAGGAATGGACGTCCTCGGCATTACGTGTATAACCGATATGGCTATCGGCGAAGAGTTAGAACCCCTCACCCACGAGCAAGTCATAAAAGTGGCGGAACGGACGAGGCCCACATTCATTCACCTGGTGACGTCCTTGTTAAGGGCGCTACCTTAA
- the sigF gene encoding RNA polymerase sporulation sigma factor SigF — protein sequence MDTDVRNARHPYLSDEEVKKLIALSQKGDDQARERLIHHNIRLVWSVVQRFMGRGYEADDLFQIGCIGLLKAVDKFDLSYEVKFSTYAVPMIIGEIQRFLRDDGTVKVSRSLKETANRIRKAKDELSKTLGRLPTVKEVAERLEISPEDVVFAQEANRAPSSIHEKVYENDGDPITLMDQIADDQESAWFDKLALKEAIEQLNEREKLIVYLRYYKDQTQSEVAERLGISQVQVSRLEKKILKTMRDQMES from the coding sequence ATGGATACGGATGTACGCAATGCCCGGCACCCCTACCTGTCAGATGAAGAAGTGAAAAAGCTCATCGCCCTGAGTCAGAAAGGTGATGACCAAGCCCGAGAACGGTTGATTCACCACAATATCCGGCTCGTGTGGTCAGTCGTTCAACGCTTTATGGGTCGCGGGTACGAAGCGGATGACTTGTTTCAAATCGGCTGTATCGGTTTGTTAAAAGCTGTGGACAAGTTTGACCTATCTTATGAGGTCAAGTTTTCCACTTACGCCGTCCCGATGATCATCGGTGAAATCCAGCGCTTTTTGCGCGATGACGGCACGGTGAAAGTGAGCCGGTCTTTGAAAGAAACGGCCAATCGCATTCGCAAGGCGAAAGACGAACTGTCCAAGACGCTCGGGCGGTTGCCCACTGTCAAAGAGGTGGCCGAGCGATTGGAGATTTCTCCTGAGGACGTGGTGTTTGCCCAGGAAGCCAACCGCGCCCCTTCCTCTATTCACGAAAAAGTGTACGAAAACGACGGCGACCCGATCACCCTGATGGATCAAATTGCTGACGACCAGGAAAGTGCCTGGTTTGACAAGTTGGCGTTGAAAGAAGCGATTGAACAGTTGAACGAGCGGGAGAAACTGATTGTCTACTTGCGCTACTACAAGGACCAGACACAATCGGAAGTCGCCGAGCGTCTCGGAATCTCCCAGGTGCAAGTCTCCCGGTTGGAAAAGAAAATACTGAAAACGATGCGGGACCAGATGGAAAGCTGA
- the scpB gene encoding SMC-Scp complex subunit ScpB, with translation MDDRDLKAVLEGLLFVAGDEGLTAKQIANVLKLDQEVVRDMVDDLAADFNREKRGLQIVELAGAYQMTTRPEHAPYYAALAESPSSSSLSQAAMETLAIVAYKQPITRGEIEDIRGVKSERALQTLSAKRLIKEVGRAEGVGRPILYGTTEDFLQHFGLRDLKDLPPADQLVDLKDVEEEHRDLFAKKINA, from the coding sequence GTGGATGACCGTGATCTGAAGGCAGTGCTGGAAGGACTGCTGTTTGTCGCCGGAGACGAGGGTTTAACCGCGAAACAAATCGCGAATGTTCTCAAACTGGATCAAGAGGTCGTGCGGGATATGGTGGACGATTTAGCAGCAGATTTTAACAGGGAGAAGCGGGGCTTGCAAATAGTGGAACTGGCAGGGGCGTATCAAATGACGACGCGTCCGGAACACGCTCCTTACTACGCAGCCCTTGCCGAATCTCCCAGCAGTTCCTCCCTCTCCCAGGCGGCAATGGAAACGTTGGCTATCGTCGCTTACAAACAGCCTATCACCCGCGGGGAAATTGAAGACATTCGCGGCGTAAAAAGTGAAAGGGCCCTGCAGACGTTGAGCGCTAAGCGCTTAATTAAAGAAGTGGGGCGGGCGGAAGGCGTCGGCCGCCCGATCTTGTACGGCACGACCGAAGATTTCCTCCAACACTTTGGTCTAAGGGACCTCAAGGACCTGCCGCCTGCGGATCAGTTGGTCGATTTGAAAGACGTTGAGGAAGAGCATCGGGATCTGTTTGCCAAAAAGATAAACGCGTAA